From the bacterium genome, the window CCGGCCGTCGGCGTCGTACCCGATCGGAAACGTCAGATGGTACTGTCGCACAAACTGGACGACCGCGGCTCGGTTGTCAAGCAGCCCGATCCCAACCAGCGCCACGCCCTTTCCCTGCCACTCCCGGTACTCCCGCTCCCACGCGGCGGCCTCGGCGTTGCACGTCGGGCACCACGGCGCCCAAAAGAGGAGAATCGCCGGGGAGCTCTTCAGGTCGGCGAGGCTGAGCGTCTTGCCGCTGAGCAACGGCAGCGTGAACGCGGGGGCGGGCCGGGGCCCCGCCTGAACGGCCGTCAGCCCTAGGACCACGACGGCGACCGCGATCAAAAATCGGACAACTCGAGTCAGTTCCCTACCCATTCGA encodes:
- a CDS encoding TlpA disulfide reductase family protein, with the translated sequence MGRELTRVVRFLIAVAVVVLGLTAVQAGPRPAPAFTLPLLSGKTLSLADLKSSPAILLFWAPWCPTCNAEAAAWEREYREWQGKGVALVGIGLLDNRAAVVQFVRQYHLTFPIGYDADGR